The following coding sequences lie in one Agrobacterium vitis genomic window:
- a CDS encoding conjugal transfer protein TraG has product MSSTKILWGQLITVCLIVLMTTWAATQWTAWRLGFQPQLGDPWFELAGWPIYYPPAFFWWWYFYDAYAPPIFIEGGFIAASGGFIAIAAAIGMSVWRAREAKNVETYGSARWAGPDEIKAAGLLGPDGVVLGKHDRDYLRHDGPEHVLCFAPTRSGKGVGLVVPSLLTWPGSAIVHDIKGENWTLTAGFRARHGQVLLFDPTNAKSAAYNPLLEVRKGEWEVRDVQNIADILVDPEGSLEKRNHWEKTSHALLVGAILHVLYAEADKTLAGVGAFLSDPKRPIESTLAAMMKTAHLCEAGPHPVIASAARELLNKSDNERSGVLSTAMSFLGLYRDPIVAEVTRRCDWRIIDIVGGKHPTTLYLVVPPSDINRTKPLIRLILNQVGRRLTEDLQAKGNRHRLLLMLDEFPALGRLDFFESALAFMAGYGLKAFLISQSLNQIEKAYGPNNSILDNCHVRVSFATNDERTAKRVSDALGTATEMKAMKNYAGHRLSPWLGHLMVSRSETARQLLTPGEIMQLPPSDEIVMVAGIPPIRAKKARYYEDSRLQERILTPPTLTKPKSGQADDWSNIEPPKPPVLDTRVAAEAQTDDDPTDSERRHQPELSRTRTVERKDVIENEFEIDPRDDVEEDAARLSRMNQTMRQVARQASLDPGDGIDL; this is encoded by the coding sequence ATGTCGTCGACCAAGATCCTCTGGGGGCAACTCATCACCGTCTGCCTGATCGTCCTCATGACGACCTGGGCGGCGACACAGTGGACCGCGTGGCGGCTGGGATTCCAGCCGCAGCTCGGGGACCCGTGGTTCGAACTGGCGGGCTGGCCGATCTACTATCCGCCGGCCTTCTTCTGGTGGTGGTACTTCTACGATGCGTACGCACCGCCAATCTTTATCGAAGGTGGTTTCATTGCAGCGTCCGGGGGCTTCATCGCTATTGCCGCTGCGATCGGCATGTCCGTCTGGCGCGCGCGCGAGGCGAAGAATGTCGAAACCTACGGCTCCGCCCGCTGGGCAGGTCCCGACGAGATCAAAGCGGCCGGTTTGCTCGGCCCCGACGGCGTCGTGCTCGGTAAGCACGATCGCGATTACCTTCGCCATGACGGGCCGGAGCATGTGCTGTGCTTCGCGCCGACCCGGTCCGGCAAGGGCGTCGGCCTGGTCGTGCCGTCGCTTCTGACCTGGCCTGGGTCGGCGATCGTCCACGACATCAAGGGCGAGAACTGGACGTTGACCGCTGGCTTTCGCGCCCGCCATGGTCAAGTCTTGCTGTTCGATCCGACCAACGCGAAGTCTGCCGCCTACAATCCGCTGCTGGAAGTCCGGAAAGGGGAATGGGAGGTTCGCGACGTACAGAATATCGCCGACATTCTCGTGGATCCCGAAGGCTCGCTGGAAAAGCGAAACCACTGGGAGAAGACCAGTCACGCGTTGCTGGTTGGAGCGATCCTCCATGTTCTCTATGCCGAGGCCGACAAGACACTCGCTGGCGTAGGCGCCTTCCTGTCTGATCCCAAGCGGCCAATCGAGTCAACGTTGGCTGCCATGATGAAGACGGCGCATCTGTGCGAGGCCGGGCCGCATCCCGTCATCGCGTCCGCCGCGCGCGAGTTGCTGAACAAATCCGACAACGAGCGGTCCGGCGTGCTGTCGACCGCCATGTCGTTCCTTGGGCTCTATCGCGATCCCATCGTCGCCGAAGTCACACGCCGCTGCGATTGGCGCATCATCGACATCGTTGGCGGCAAGCATCCGACTACGCTCTACCTCGTGGTGCCACCGTCCGACATCAACCGGACCAAGCCGCTGATCCGCCTGATCCTCAATCAGGTCGGACGCCGCCTGACCGAAGACCTGCAAGCGAAAGGCAACCGCCATCGGCTTCTCCTGATGCTCGACGAATTTCCGGCACTCGGCCGCCTCGACTTCTTCGAGAGTGCGCTCGCCTTTATGGCCGGATATGGCCTCAAGGCGTTTCTGATTTCCCAGTCGCTGAACCAGATCGAGAAGGCTTATGGTCCGAACAACTCGATCCTGGACAACTGCCACGTCCGTGTCAGCTTCGCGACCAATGACGAACGTACCGCGAAACGGGTATCCGATGCGCTGGGCACCGCCACCGAGATGAAGGCGATGAAGAACTATGCCGGTCACCGGCTCTCGCCATGGCTCGGGCATTTGATGGTCTCCCGCTCCGAGACGGCGCGGCAGCTCCTCACCCCCGGCGAGATCATGCAGCTTCCGCCCTCGGACGAGATCGTCATGGTCGCCGGCATCCCGCCGATCCGAGCTAAGAAAGCCCGATACTACGAGGATAGCCGCCTTCAGGAGCGAATCCTGACGCCACCTACCCTGACCAAGCCAAAGAGCGGACAAGCCGACGACTGGAGCAACATTGAACCTCCGAAGCCGCCGGTATTAGACACGCGGGTCGCGGCAGAAGCGCAGACGGACGACGATCCGACGGACTCTGAACGCCGACATCAGCCGGAACTGAGCCGAACCAGGACGGTCGAGCGTAAGGATGTGATCGAGAACGAATTCGAGATCGACCCCCGCGACGATGTGGAGGAGGACGCCGCCCGCCTCAGCCGTATGAACCAGACCATGCGCCAAGTAGCACGTCAGGCCTCGCTCGATCCGGGCGATGGGATCGATCTGTAG